The following proteins come from a genomic window of Chaetodon auriga isolate fChaAug3 chromosome 16, fChaAug3.hap1, whole genome shotgun sequence:
- the LOC143334440 gene encoding ADP-ribosylation factor-like protein 4D: MGNQLTEIAPNTPFLPSFQSLHVVVIGLDSAGKTSLLYRLKLREFVETIPTKGFNMERIKVPMGNSKTNTTTFQVWDVGGQEKLRPLWKSYTRRTDGLVFVVDAAETERMEEAKVELHRITRSAENQGVPVLVLANKQDLDGAMSASEVEKVLALHELSSSTLHHTQGCSAQDGQGLQPGLEKLYEMILKRKKMLRHSKKKR; encoded by the exons ATGGGGAACCAGCTAACAGAGATTGCCCCCAACACCCCGTTCCTCCCAAGCTTCCAGTCTTTACATGTTGTGGTGATAGGTTTGGACTCTGCAGGGAAAACCTCCCTCCTCTACAGACTCAAGCTGCGGGAGTTTGTTGAGACGATCCCCACTAAAGGCTTCAACATGGAGAGGATTAAAGTGCCCATGGGGAACTCTAAAACCAACACCACCACGTTCCAGGTGTGGGACGTGGGCGGTCAGGAGAAACTGAGGCCCCTCTGGAAGTCGTACACTAGGAGGACGGACGGGCTGGTGTTTGTGGTGGACGCAGCTGAGACTGAGCGCATGGAGGAGGCCAAGGTGGAGCTCCACCGAATCACCCGGTCGGCGGAGAATCAGGGGGTGCCTGTGCTTGTTCTGGCAAACAAACAGGACCTGGATGGAGCCATGTCCGCTTCAGAG GTGGAGAAGGTTCTGGCTCTCCATGAGCTGAGCTCGTCCACACTGCACCACACGCAGGGCTGCTCGGCACAGGATGGTCAGGGCCTGCAGCCCGGCCTCGAGAAGCTCTACGAGATGAtcctgaagaggaagaagatgctCCGGCACAGCAAGAAGAAGAGATGA